The Methanosarcina acetivorans C2A genome includes the window TTTTCAATATTTTTTTATAGATTGTTGAAATCGGTTCTTTAACCTGTTCTCTATTCGCAACATATTATTAGATATTTCCAACATTAAGTTAGATATTAATAACATCTTCTATTATTTCTAGTTTTTGCCCGAAGTGAAAGTCTAAGTTAGAAATAACCAATATAATGATGGATAAATCCAACAAAATATGCATTATATCTAACTAATATCATCAGGATAAGAAAATTTATCAGGACAAGAAAACTCATAAGAACAAGAAAACTCATAAGAACTCCTGCTCAAGACAGTTTTTTTCTTGGCTCGGATTCAGTATAAAAACAAGAAATAACTTACAAAAAATGTTAAGGTAAACTATTTTAGCGTTTCCCAGGTGATTGACCGGAACCTGCTGTGCCTGAAATCTGCTGTTTCACGGATGTTTGATAAATGTGCCTTTTCTGTATTCTTCAAAAGCCGTTTTCAATTCTGCCTGCGTGTTCATAACAATAGGTCCATACCAGGCAACCGGCTCCCCAATTGGTTTTCCCGCCACAAGCAGGAACCTTACCCCTCGCTCGCCTGCAGTCACTTCTATCGAATCTCCGTCCCCGTAAAGAACCAGGGTCTCTTTCTCTATCATACAGTCCACTGCAGGGTCAAGATATCTTTTTCCTTCGACTTCAAAGGTACACGGGTCTTTTTCCCTGTCAAAATTCCCACTGCCCTCTATCACATACGCAAAGACGGTATATCCGGGAACTGTCAGATGGAAAAATTTCTCCGCCGGAGGGACTGTAACGTCCAGATATTCGGGGTTGGTTACTATTTCCCGCACAGGCCCTTCAATCCCGTTTACTTCCCCGCAAATAATTCTTACTTTCAGTCCTTTTTCCATGAAAAGTTCAGGCACTACGTTACTTTTGATCTCCTGATAGCGCGGATTCATCATTTTGTGCGAAGCCGGAAGGTTTGCCCAGAGCTGAAAACCCCAAAGAATTCCGTTTTCATCCCCTTCTGGCATTTCCTGATGGATAATTCCGCTTCCGGCAGTCATCCACTGCAGCTCTCCAGGTCGGATCGCACCTTTATTTCCCAGGCTGTCCTCATGCCGAACCTCCCCCTGCAGGACATAAGTGATAGTCTCTATCCCCCTGTGCGGATGCCAGGGAAATCCCATAATGTATTCCTCCGGTTTTTCAGAATGAAAGTCATCAAGCAACAAAAAAGGGTCAAGCTCAGGTACATTCTGGAAGCCGAAAACCCTCTTTAAGTGTACTCCTGCCCCCTCAATTGTTGGCATGCTTCTCATTACTTTTCTTACTCGTCTAAGATTTGCCATTATATTACCTCCCCAATAAAAATAAAGGCTAAAGTTGATAAATCTGATTTGGCATGAAAGTCCATGCATACTTTCATTTTTTGTGCCTGTTATTCAGGAATTTCATGTGCGTTTTCTGTAAAAATGTGTTTTAGCCTGTAATATTTAGTATGAACTTTTATATAAGCCAATTTATATTTTGACCTGTTACGATGTAAGATTAGTGAATCAAAACACGATATTCGATAATGAGTATAAAAAATAAAGTTAAGCATGGTTAGATATAAGCCTATAAATTAACCCTCGAGCCTGTATCTATTCAGTGTCTATTCATATTCTGCAGCCCTGTTGGTAACAGTACAGTTTTTTCATTAAACGTTACCTTTCAGGGCAAAGGTGCAAAACTTCGGGGGACGGTGTAATGGGAATCTTTTCGAAGGGAATAAGTCCGGATCTGAAAGTTTTTCTTGAGACCGGGGATCTGGACAACTTGCTTAAAGTGAGGTCGAAGTTAAGACAGTTAGATGACAGAGATGTTAAGAAAATTCGTTCCACCCTCGAGAAGTGGAACAGCCCTTAGGCTTTCTCATTTGAATCCTGAGTTTCTTTCTGTTTACTTGTTTCCGTTTACTTGTATCGGTTTACTTGCCCCTGTTTACTTGCAGAAAAAAGATTATGCAAAATTTTGATAAGAGATGTTTAATAAAAAGTCATATATTATGAATTATGGGAAAATATGAGTTTGGGGTATATAGAAAAGCTGATCACCGGAACGATAAAGGAATGGATGGAAGATAATTCAAAGACTTACAGTGCTGCCCTTGCGTATTATTTTGTGTTAAGCCTGCCTGCCCTTCTGCTGTTTTCGGTATCCGTAGGGAGTCTTTTTTTGAGGTCAAAACAGATTCAGGATGCCATAATCAGTAATCTTCAAGGATTCGTTGATCAGAGTGTAATTGATATGATTAATTCTCTCTTCAAATACATTCCAGAAGTAAATTCCCTTTCAGTAGGTGCATTGATCGGTTTTGTGATCCTCCTCTGGAGTGCAAGTAATGTTTTCAGGCAAATGAAGAAATTCCTTGAGGTAGCCTGGGATATTGAACCTGCCGGGTCAAGTACGGTTAAAGACTTTATTAAAGGTTCAATCGTCTCTTTTTTCGTGGTCATTGTTTTTGGAGGGCTTCTTGCGCTCAGCATAATTGTCGAAGGGGTGCTTTATGCAGTTTCAAAAGTGTTCCAGGAGTGTTGCCCCTTTCCTCCGATTCTTGCCCGATACGCCGGTTCCATAGCCAGCTTTCTGATCCTTGTCCTGTTTTTCATGCTTGTCTACAGGGTTTTGCCCGATACGAAACTGGACCTTAAACCTGTTTTTGTGGGGTCACTGGTAACGGTAATTCTCATAAACATAGGCAAATATGCTATTGGGTTTTATTTCGCATACAGCAACCCTGTTAGCGTTTATGGAGCGATCGGATCAGTCGTGGGGGTGTTTCTTCTGATCTATTACATCTCAATTATGATTACAATTGGTGCGGAATTTACCAAGGTCTATTCGGAATCACGGACTGCCGCTGAAGTTAAAGATTTTTAAGGGTTGTAAGGCTTTCTCCGAACAACGCCGGGAACTTTCATATACTATTAAAATACAGAATAATCGTTATGTTTAGGTATAC containing:
- a CDS encoding pirin family protein, with translation MANLRRVRKVMRSMPTIEGAGVHLKRVFGFQNVPELDPFLLLDDFHSEKPEEYIMGFPWHPHRGIETITYVLQGEVRHEDSLGNKGAIRPGELQWMTAGSGIIHQEMPEGDENGILWGFQLWANLPASHKMMNPRYQEIKSNVVPELFMEKGLKVRIICGEVNGIEGPVREIVTNPEYLDVTVPPAEKFFHLTVPGYTVFAYVIEGSGNFDREKDPCTFEVEGKRYLDPAVDCMIEKETLVLYGDGDSIEVTAGERGVRFLLVAGKPIGEPVAWYGPIVMNTQAELKTAFEEYRKGTFIKHP
- a CDS encoding YihY/virulence factor BrkB family protein, giving the protein MSLGYIEKLITGTIKEWMEDNSKTYSAALAYYFVLSLPALLLFSVSVGSLFLRSKQIQDAIISNLQGFVDQSVIDMINSLFKYIPEVNSLSVGALIGFVILLWSASNVFRQMKKFLEVAWDIEPAGSSTVKDFIKGSIVSFFVVIVFGGLLALSIIVEGVLYAVSKVFQECCPFPPILARYAGSIASFLILVLFFMLVYRVLPDTKLDLKPVFVGSLVTVILINIGKYAIGFYFAYSNPVSVYGAIGSVVGVFLLIYYISIMITIGAEFTKVYSESRTAAEVKDF